In the Malus domestica chromosome 16, GDT2T_hap1 genome, one interval contains:
- the LOC139192779 gene encoding protein HOTHEAD-like → MALSNGSILVSFVIAGQTLPRKTTSDVNQVSGKSFDYIIVGGGTAGCPLAATLSEKFSVLLVERGGSPYENPLIMENKNYGLSLVQTDEYTSVAQSFVSKDGVSMLYLYHSNLRGRVLGGGSAINGGFFSRASDDYVKRVGWNKQMVSDAYKWVESRNAFKPKLTPWQYVAELSFLEAGIFPYNGFSLDHIKGTKIGATTFDEQGRRHTSADLLTAGNPNSITLLLNATVTSIIFHEKGSRYETIVRGIRFIKSDGSSSQTHEAYLNTQNNSRSSTGDVILAAGALGSPQILLLSGIGPQKHLNKFNIPVAVNLKSVGKGMTDNPCIALLAEIADAKPKNFPPDSPKVTVIADDFKLVIQALILPISFNATIMPIVGKLAFPESEGELELNSTDPRKNPSVTFNYLAKEKDMAECVKLGRLLEKIVRSKSIAYFLGIEGKRRNKSMSTDDELRKLCKNNVRTFYHYHGGCTMGSVVDKNYRVFGIDGLRVIDGSTFLESPGTNPMATLLMLGRYQGIKILQERENA, encoded by the exons atGGCGCTTTCAAACG GATCTATTCTGGTTTCTTTCGTAATTGCAGGACAAACACTCCCTCGTAAGACTACTTCAGATGTCAATCAAGTCTCGGGCAAGTCCTTCGATTACATTATTGTTGGAGGAGGCACCGCCGGCTGTCCCCTAGCTGCAACCCTGTCTGAGAAGTTCTCGGTGCTCTTGGTGGAGCGAGGTGGCTCGCCGTATGAAAATCCCTTAATCATGGAAAACAAGAACTATGGGCTCTCATTGGTCCAAACTGACGAGTACACATCAGTTGCACAAAGCTTCGTCTCCAAGGACGGGGTTTCCAT GCTCTATCTCTATCATTCCAATCTCCGAGGAAGAGTTCTAGGAGGAGGATCGGCTATCAACGGCGGGTTTTTCAGCAGAGCAAGTGACGATTATGTCAAAAGGGTTGGGTGGAATAAGCAGATGGTGTCGGATGCTTATAAATGGGTGGAGTCTAGAAATGCCTTTAAACCTAAACTGACCCCATGGCAGTATGTTGCTGAGCTTAGCTTTCTTGAGGCAGGGATTTTTCCTTACAATGGTTTTAGTTTGGATCACATTAAGGGAACAAAGATTGGCGCGACTACATTTGATGAACAGGGACGAAGACACACCTCAGCTGATCTTCTCACGGCAGGGAATCCGAACAGCATCACACTTCTTTTGAATGCAACTGTGACAAGCATCATCTTTCATGAAAAAG GTAGCAGATATGAGACAATAGTTAGAGGCATAAGATTCATCAAGAGCGACGGGAGTTCTTCGCAAACCCATGAAGCTTACCTCAACACGCAAAACAACTCGAGAAGTTCAACAGGCGATGTGATACTAGCAGCAGGGGCTTTAGGCAGCCCTCAAATTTTGTTGTTAAGTGGCATTGGCCCTCAGAAACACCTAAACAAGTTCAACATTCCAGTTGCAGTAAACTTAAAGAGCGTTGGAAAAGGAATGACAGACAATCCTTGCATTGCACTCCTAGCTGAGATAGCTGACGCGAAGCCCAAAAATTTCCCACCAGATTCTCCCAAAGTTACCGTCATCGCAGACGACTTCAAACTCGTAATTCAGGCATTGATTTTACCAATCAGCTTCAACGCAACAATAATGCCGATCGTTGGCAAACTTGCATTCCCAGAATCAGAAGGAGAGCTTGAGCTGAACAGCACCGACCCTCGCAAAAACCCTTCAGTCACATTCAACTATCTGGCAAAGGAGAAAGATATGGCAGAATGCGTGAAGCTGGGTAGGTTGCTTGAGAAAATTGTAAGGTCTAAATCGATTGCTTACTTCCTTGGGATCGAAGGCAAACGCAGAAACAAGTCCATGTCCACAGACGATGAGCTGAGGAAACTTTGCAAGAACAATGTGAGGACCTTCTACCACTATCATGGAGGTTGCACCATGGGATCAGTGGTTGACAAAAATTACAGGGTTTTCGGCATCGATGGGTTGAGAGTAATTGATGGGTCAACTTTCCTGGAATCTCCGGGCACAAATCCAATGGCTACATTGTTAATGCTTGGAAGATACCAAGGGATCAAGATTCTTCAAGAGAGAGAAAATGCTTAA
- the LOC103402891 gene encoding uncharacterized protein translates to MALANAAALKFSTSAFLGLRSATSNFQIQPMQQTRRTSFSAQPLVMRARGNARTDSAKTRNRRMQKKYNGTSKRPRLSVFCSDKQLYAMLVDDQNKNCLFYGSTLQKSIRRNPDCSTSEAAKRLGEELVKACNNLNIHEISSYDRNGFATGERIQAFEIAISQHGFLPR, encoded by the exons ATGGCCCTTGCGAATGCTGCTGCTCTCAAGTTCTCGACTTCTGCATTTTTGGGTCTCCGTTCAGCAACTTCCAACTTTCAAATTCAACCCATGCAGCAGACGAGAAGAACAA GTTTCTCGGCGCAGCCGTTAGTTATGAGAGCGAGGGGGAATGCCAGGACGGATAGTGCGAAAACTCGAAACAGAAGAATGCAGAAGAAG TACAATGGCACGTCTAAGAGACCGAGGCTTTCGGTGTTCTGTTCAGATAAACAGTTGTATGCAATGCTGGTAGATGACCAAAACAAGAACTGTTTGTTTTACGGAAGCACCCTGCAGAAATCTATTCGTCGGAATCCCGATTGTAGTACCAGC GAAGCTGCTAAACGCCTGGGCGAGGAGCTCGTCAAGGCCTGCAACAATCTCAACATACACGAAATATCATCGTATGATCGCAATGGTTTTGCTACCGGGGAAAGGATTCAGGCATTCGAGATTGCAATTTCTCAGCATGGTTTCTTGCCAAGATAG
- the LOC103416517 gene encoding E3 ubiquitin-protein ligase MPSR1-like — MWSLSPLKSSPSKSPNPHPAIFPNPSDSSSSQIPLKVSLFFRSQSRKNPENFMDSEAEFSSFFDWLTRRDRARELSVLMPLILGAAAAASAATPDTEDPDAGNPERRTPRERIVLIDPFSQRVAVIEGGSDLDSLLQGLGGKDGQPPASKASIDAMPSVEIGEADGGSECAICLEQFEVDGVAKEMPCNHRFHGGCIEQWLTLHGSCPVCRFTMPVEEEEVVKKSEERGGEGRRVDGEIRVRVFVHNRRRASEGPDQASDEDTMQS; from the coding sequence atgTGGTCACTCTCCCCTCTTAAATCCTCCCCCTCCAAATCCCCAAACCCTCATCCTGCAATTTTCCCAAACCCTTCTGATTCTTCGTCTTCCCAAATCCCTCTCAaagtttctctcttttttcGTTCTCAATCCCGAAAAAACCCGGAGAATTTCATGGATTCCGAAGCTGAGTTCTCTTCCTTCTTCGACTGGCTCACGAGGAGGGATCGAGCCCGAGAGCTATCCGTGCTCATGCCCTTAATATTAGGTGCAGCCGCCGCCGCCTCCGCCGCGACACCCGACACGGAAGACCCAGATGCAGGAAACCCCGAAAGACGAACCCCGCGGGAGCGAATAGTCCTCATCGACCCTTTCAGCCAACGCGTGGCGGTGATCGAAGGTGGTTCGGACCTGGACTCGCTGCTCCAGGGGCTGGGTGGCAAGGACGGTCAGCCGCCGGCGTCGAAGGCGTCGATCGACGCCATGCCGAGTGTGGAGATTGGCGAGGCGGATGGTGGGTCCGAGTGCGCGATTTGCTTGGAGCAGTTTGAGGTGGACGGCGTGGCGAAGGAGATGCCTTGCAATCACAGGTTTCATGGGGGTTGTATAGAGCAGTGGCTGACGCTTCATGGGTCGTGCCCGGTTTGCAGGTTTACGATGCCggttgaggaggaggaggtggtaAAGAAGAGCGAAGAAAGGGGCGGAGAGGGAAGGAGGGTCGACGGAGAGATTAGGGTCAGGGTGTTTGTTCACAATCGCAGGAGAGCAAGTGAGGGTCCAGATCAAGCCAGTGATGAGGATACGATGCAGAGTTAG
- the LOC139187493 gene encoding protein HOTHEAD-like codes for MAMGFSLYLFLLFVHLALCCSWIQGQTLPRKTTSDVNQVSGKSFDYIIVGGGTAGCPLAATLSEKFSVLLVERGGSPYENPLIMENKNFGLSLVQTDEYTSVAQSFVSKDGVSNLRGRVLGGGSAINGGFFSRASEDYVKRVGWNKQMVSDAYKWVESRNAFKPKLTPWPYVAELSLLEAGIFPYNGFSLDHIEGTKIGATIYDEQGRRHTSADLLMAGNPNNITLLLNATVTSIIFHKKGNRNVTVVRGIRFIKSDGSSSQTHEAYLNTQNNSRSSTGDVILAAGALGSPQILLLSGIGPPKHLNKFDIPVAVNLKSVGKGMQDNPSIALVPEVADAKPKNFPPDSPKVIAIADDFKLIVGSMILPISFNATIMLISGKLAFPESEGQLELNSTDPRKNPSVTFNYLATEKDMAECVKLGRLLEQIVRSKSIAYFLGVEGKRRNESMSTDDELRKLCKNNVRTFYHYHGGCTMGSVVDKNYRVFGIDGLRVIDGSTFLESPGTNPMATLLMLGRYQGIKILQEREKMLKP; via the exons ATGGCAATGGGGTTTTCATTGTATCTGTTCCTCCTGTTTGTTCATCTGGCCCTGTGTTGTTCATGGATTCAAG GACAAACACTCCCTCGTAAGACTACTTCAGATGTCAATCAAGTCTCGGGCAAGTCCTTCGATTACATTATTGTTGGAGGAGGCACCGCCGGCTGTCCCCTAGCCGCAACCCTGTCTGAGAAATTCTCGGTGCTCTTGGTTGAGCGAGGTGGCTCTCCGTATGAAAATCCCTTGATCATGGAAAACAAGAACTTCGGGCTCTCATTGGTCCAAACTGACGAGTACACATCAGTTGCACAAAGCTTCGTCTCCAAGGACGGGGTTTCCAATCTCCGAGGAAGAGTTCTAGGAGGAGGATCGGCTATCAACGGCGGGTTTTTCAGCAGAGCAAGTGAGGATTATGTCAAAAGGGTTGGGTGGAATAAGCAGATGGTATCGGACGCTTATAAATGGGTGGAGTCTAGAAATGCCTTTAAACCAAAACTAACCCCGTGGCCCTATGTTGCTGAGCTTAGCCTTCTTGAGGCAGGGATTTTCCCTTACAATGGTTTTAGTTTGGATCACATCGAGGGAACAAAGATTGGCGCGACTATTTATGATGAACAGGGGCGAAGACACACCTCAGCTGATCTTCTAATGGCAGGGAATCCGAACAACATCACACTTCTTTTGAATGCAACTGTGACAAGCATAATCTTTCATAAAAAAG GTAACAGAAATGTGACAGTTGTTCGAGGCATAAGATTCATCAAGAGCGACGGGAGTTCTTCGCAAACCCATGAAGCTTACCTCAACACACAGAACAACTCGAGGAGTTCAACAGGCGATGTGATACTAGCAGCAGGGGCTTTAGGCAGCCCTCAAATTCTATTGTTAAGTGGCATTGGCCCTCCGAAACACCTAAACAAGTTCGACATTCCAGTTGCAGTAAACTTAAAGAGCGTTGGAAAAGGAATGCAAGATAATCCTTCCATTGCACTCGTACCTGAGGTAGCTGACGCGAAGCCCAAAAATTTCCCACCAGATTCTCCCAAAGTTATCGCCATTGCAGACGACTTCAAACTCATAGTTGGGTCAATGATTTTACCAATCAGCTTCAACGCAACAATAATGCTAATCTCAGGCAAACTTGCCTTCCCAGAATCAGAAGGACAGCTTGAGCTGAACAGCACCGACCCTCGGAAAAACCCTTCAGTCACATTCAACTATCTGGCAACGGAGAAAGATATGGCAGAATGCGTGAAGCTGGGTAGGTTGCTTGAGCAAATTGTAAGGTCTAAATCGATTGCTTACTTTCTTGGGGTCGAAGGCAAACGCAGAAACGAGTCCATGTCTACCGACGATGAGCTGAGAAAACTTTGCAAGAACAATGTGAGGACCTTCTACCACTATCATGGAGGTTGCACCATGGGATCAGTGGTTGACAAAAATTACAGGGTTTTCGGCATCGATGGGTTGAGAGTAATTGATGGGTCAACTTTCCTGGAATCTCCGGGCACAAATCCAATGGCCACATTGTTAATGCTTGGAAGATACCAAGGGATCAAGAttcttcaagagagagagaaaatgctTAAACCCTAG
- the LOC103431846 gene encoding beta-1,3-galactosyltransferase GALT1-like, with product MKKSYGIIVAACLFMMLVLRYGILNYPAGDSFLSNALYINTSNPLEWLNTTLPAVQNRENASEVISAEIIVFSLFAQRNVSNEEQQTMQTWNRLKHLINQTRGLPNAVDAIREAGVAWNSLMASVEEQRLGYTNESSPGKTKEKQCPHFLNKMNGTGIDNSVSKLRVPCGLTQGSSITVIGIPNGLLGNFRIELMGEPLPGEPDPPVILHYNVRLSGDKVTEDPVIVQNTWTVAHDWGEEERCPSPTPEKNNKVDELDQCNKIVGKTEEQRIRSNVSRQASTAQDGSKSRRYFPFKQGYPFVATLRVGSEGIQMTVDGKHLTSFAFRETLEPWLVSELRISGDLKLISVLASGLPTSEDSEHIINLQELKSAPLSPHKQMDLFIGVFSTANNFKRRMAVRRTWMQYAAVRSGAVSVRFFVGLHKNQIVNEELWNEAQTYGDIQLMPFVDYYGLITWKTLAICIFGTEVVSAKFVMKTDDDAFVRVDEVLASLHRIKVNRGLLYGLINSDSRPHRNPDSKWYISSEEWPEETYPPWAHGPGYVVSNDIAKTVSQRYKNGRLKMFKLEDVAMGIWIADMKKEGLNVRYEKEEKVYNEGCKDGYVVAHYQGPREMLCLWQKIQEGQVAKCCGGDR from the exons ATGAAGAAATCGTATGGCATTATTGTGGCTGCATGTCTATTCATGATGCTAGTTTTGAGATATGGCATCTTAAACTATCCCGCTGGGGATAGTTTCTTAAGCAATGCACTCTACATCAATACTAGTAATCCTCTTGAATGGTTAAATACTACTCTACCTGCAGTTCAGAATCGAGAGAATGCTTCTGAAGTGATTTCTGCCGAGATTATAGTCTTTAGCCTCTTTGCTCAGAGGAATGTATCCAATGAAGAGCAGCAAACTATGCAGACGTGGAACCGTTTGAAACACCTGATTAATCAAACTCGGGGTTTGCCTAATGCGGTGGATGCTATAAGGGAAGCTGGAGTTGCATGGAATAGTCTTATGGCTTCGGTTGAAGAGCAAAGACTTGGTTATACAAACGAAAGTTCACCtgggaaaacaaaagaaaaacagtgTCCTCATTTTCTTAATAAAATGAACGGGACAGGAATCGACAATAGTGTTTCTAAGTTGCGGGTCCCTTGTGGCCTAACCCAAGGTTCTTCAATTACAGTTATTGGCATTCCGAATGGACTTCTTGGAAATTTTCGAATTGAATTGATGGGCGAGCCTCTTCCGGGGGAGCCCGATCCACCTGTAATATTGCATTATAATGTTAGGCTAAGCGGTGATAAGGTAACTGAGGACCCTGTAATTGTCCAGAACACCTGGACTGTTGCTCATGATTGGGGTGAAGAAGAGCGTTGCCCATCTCCAACTCCTGAAAAGAACAATAAAG TGGATGAGTTGGATCAGTGCAACAAGATAGTCGGAAAAACTGAAGAGCAGAGAATACGTTCCAATGTTTCAAGGCAGGCTTCAACTGCACAAGATGGATCAAAGTCCAGAAGATACTTTCCATTTAAGCAAGGTTATCCATTTGTTGCTACACTTAGAGTGGGTTCAGAAGGAATCCAAATGACCGTTGATGGGAAGCATCTAACGTCTTTTGCATTCCGCGAA ACATTGGAGCCATGGCTTGTCAGTGAATTAAGGATatctggagacttgaaattaaTTTCTGTCCTAGCCAGCGGTTTACCCACGTCAGAGGATTCAGAGcacataattaatttacaagaaCTCAAATCTGCTCCTCTCTCGCCTCACAAACAAATGGATCTCTTTATTGGTGTTTTCTCTACCGCAAACAATTTTAAACGACGGATGGCCGTTCGAAGAACATGGATGCAGTATGCTGCTGTACGATCAGGGGCGGTTTCAGTGCGCTTTTTTGTTGGTTTG CATAAGAACCAAATAGTGAATGAGGAACTTTGGAACGAGGCACAAACCTATGGAGACATACAGCTGATGCCTTTTGTTGATTACTATGGCCTCATTACCTGGAAAACTTTGGCCATCTGCATCTTTGGG ACGGAGGTTGTTTCAGCAAAGTTTGTCATGAAGACGGATGATGATGCATTTGTTCGTGTGGATGAAGTGCTAGCTTCCTTACACAGGATCAAAGTGAATCGTGGCTTGCTTTATGGTCTCATTAACTCAGATTCCCGACCTCATCGAAATCCAGACAGTAAATGGTATATCAGCTCTGAG GAATGGCCCGAAGAGACTTACCCACCTTGGGCACATGGTCCTGGTTATGTGGTATCGAATGACATAGCAAAGACAGTTTCCCAGCGATATAAAAACGGCAGATTAAAG ATGTTTAAGCTGGAAGATGTGGCGATGGGAATCTGGATTGCGGATATGAAAAAGGAAGGTCTGAATGTACGGTATGAGAAGGAAGAGAAGGTCTACAACGAAGGGTGCAAGGACGGGTATGTCGTTGCACATTACCAAGGTCCCAGGGAGATGCTTTGTCTCTGGCAGAAAATTCAAGAAGGGCAAGTTGCTAAATGCTGTGGTGGTGATAGGTAG
- the LOC103402889 gene encoding myb family transcription factor PHL8-like, protein MVLQNMQNQNMNLVLSTDAKPRLKWTPELHQRFVEAVNQLGGADKATPKSLMRMMGIHGLTLYHLKSHLQKYRLGKSQQSENCADFRQEDYKELQSSDGHFGADISDEDHSQINESLQIARSLQLQMEVQRQLHEQIEVQRHLQLRIEAQGKYLQSVLKKAQETLSGYTSSSVGVELAKAELTQLVSMVNNGCPSSSFSELTETGTPTLKDVERKQMRGSMESSLTSSERSGREDEKLPENSNATCVELPLMDFHPDNKAWNNVANNHVFGRKRSSSPISEGVSVEQPVAKRTQTQRDKGGNNLRKSGLLATIDLNSKYQSDNIDSGPKAIDLNCKGI, encoded by the exons atgGTTCTGCAGAATATGCAAAATCAGAACAtgaatttggttttgtccaCCGACGCGAAGCCGCGGCTAAAGTGGACTCCAGAGCTTCATCAGCGATTCGTCGAGGCTGTTAATCAGCTCGGAGGGGCAGACA AGGCCACACCAAAGAGTTTGATGAGGATGATGGGAATTCATGGACTCACTTTGTACCACCTAAAGAGCCACTTACAG AAATACAGGCTAGGGAAAAGCCAACAATCCGAAAACTGCGCTGACTTTAGGCAAGAAG ATTACAAGGAGCTTCAGAGCAGTGATGGTCATTTCGGTGCGGATATCAGCGATGAAGATCACAGTCAGATTAATGA AAGCTTGCAGATAGCTCGGTCTCTCCAGTTGCAAATGGAAGTGCAGAGGCAGCTTCATGAACAAATTGAG GTGCAGAGACATCTTCAGCTGAgaattgaagctcaagggaagtATTTACAATCGGTGTTGAAGAAAGCACAAGAAACTCTTTCAGGGTATACTTCTTCTTCAGTGGGAGTAGAACTTGCAAAGGCTGAACTCACTCAGCTAGTTTCAATGGTTAACAATGGATGTCCGAGTTCTTCGTTCTCAGAGTTAACGGAAACAGGAACTCCAACCCTAAAAGACGTGGAGCGGAAGCAAATGAGAGGCTCCATGGAGAGTTCCTTGACATCTTCCGAACGTTCAGGAAGGGAGGACGAGAAGCTCCCTGAAAATTCTAATGCAACCTGTGTTGAACTACCATTAATGGACTTTCACCCGGACAATAAGGCGTGGAATAATGTTGCAAATAATCATGTTTTTGGGAGGAAGAGAAGCAGCAGTCCGATTTCTGAAGGTGTATCTGTGGAGCAACCAGTTGCTAAAAGGACACAAACACAAAGAGATAAAGGTGGAAACAATCTGAGAAAGTCTGGATTGTTGGCTACAATTGATCTGAACAGCAAATATCAGAGTGACAACATTGATTCGGGACCGAAAGCAATAGACTTGAACTGCAAGGGAATCTGA
- the LOC103425570 gene encoding protein HOTHEAD-like, protein MSVLFHLFLLFVSLALCSSWIQGQTLPHITSDVNEASGKSFDYIVIGGGTAGCPLAATLSEKFSVLLVERGGSPYGDPLVLDTKYYGFSLLRTDQYTSVAQRFVSNDGVRNLRGRVLGGGSAINGGFYSRASEDFVEKVGWDKEMVTNAYQWVESRIVFKPELTPWQYAAEFSFLEAGVFPYNGFSWDHIEGTKIGASVFDEQGRRHTSADLLEAGNPNHITVLLNATVTNVIFHERGDRNETIARGIRFIKSNGNSSEIYEAHLNQPENSCSGGDVILAAGALGSPQILLLSGIGPHQHLNNFNIQLVLDLEAVGKGMKDNPGIALLADPTPKNFPPEPPKVVGIADDFKIIIEAGILPVSSNATIMPIAAKLAFPESEGKLELNSTDPRENPSVTFNYLAKEKDLAQCLKLAQLLERVVRSESIAFFLGIERKPKDKLMSTEDELRKLCTKNVITFFHYHGGCTMGSVVDKDYRVYGVKGLRVVDGSTFFESPGTNPMATLLMLGRYQGMKVLQERENA, encoded by the exons ATGAGCGTTTTATTCCATCTATTCCTCCTATTTGTAAGCTTGGCTTTGTGTTCTTCATGGATTCAAG GGCAAACACTCCCCCATATAACTTCAGATGTCAATGAAGCTTCGGGCAAGTCCTTCGATTACATTGTCATTGGAGGAGGCACTGCCGGCTGTCCCCTAGCTGCAACCCTGTCTGAGAAATTCTCAGTGCTCTTGGTGGAACGAGGCGGCTCTCCATATGGAGATCCCTTGGTGCTGGATACAAAGTACTATGGGTTCTCATTGCTCCGAACTGATCAATATACATCGGTTGCACAAAGATTTGTGTCCAACGACGGTGTGAGGAATCTCAGAGGCAGAGTTCTAGGAGGAGGATCTGCTATAAATGGCGGGTTTTACAGCAGAGCAAGTGAGGATTTTGTCGAAAAGGTTGGGTGGGATAAGGAGATGGTAACAAATGCTTATCAATGGGTCGAATCTAGAATCGTTTTTAAACCCGAACTGACCCCATGGCAGTATGCTGCTGAGTTTAGCTTTCTTGAGGCAGGGGTTTTCCCTTACAATGGTTTTAGTTGGGATCACATTGAGGGAACAAAGATCGGTGCGAGCGTGTTTGATGAACAGGGACGAAGACACACCTCCGCTGATCTTCTTGAGGCAGGAAATCCAAACCATATCACAGTTCTTCTGAATGCAACTGTTACTAATGTCATCTTTCATGAAAGAG GTGACAGAAATGAGACAATAGCTAGAGGCATAAGATTCATCAAGAGCAACGGAAACTCAAGCGAAATTTATGAAGCTCACCTCAACCAACCAGAGAATTCATGCTCAGGGGGTGATGTGATACTAGCAGCAGGGGCCTTAGGCAGCCCTCAGATTCTATTGTTGAGTGGTATTGGCCCTCATCAACAcctaaacaacttcaacatccAACTAGTTCTCGACCTAGAGGCTGTCGGAAAAGGAATGAAAGACAATCCTGGCATTGCACTCTTAGCTGACCCTACCCCGAAAAATTTCCCACCAGAACCTCCAAAAGTTGTCGGTATAGCAGATGACTTCAAGATCATAATTGAGGCAGGAATTTTACCTGTCAGCTCCAATGCAACAATAATGCCAATAGCTGCGAAACTCGCCTTTCCAGAATCAGAAGGAAAGCTTGAGCTGAACAGCACTGACCCCAGAGAAAACCCTTCAGTCACATTCAACTATCTAGCAAAGGAGAAAGATTTGGCACAATGTTTGAAGCTGGCTCAGTTGCTTGAGCGAGTGGTAAGGTCTGAATCGATTGCATTCTTCCTGGGGATCGAACGCAAGCCAAAAGACAAGTTGATGTCTACGGAAGATGAGTTGAGAAAACTATGCACGAAGAATGTGATTACATTCTTTCACTACCATGGAGGTTGCACCATGGGATCAGTGGTTGACAAGGATTACAGGGTTTACGGAGTTAAGGGACTCAGAGTAGTTGATGGATcaacattttttgaatcaccaGGCACAAATCCAATGGCCACTTTGTTAATGCTTGGAAGATACCAAGGGATGAAGGTTCTTCAAGAAAGAGAAAATGCTTAA